In Hymenobacter sublimis, a single genomic region encodes these proteins:
- the ffh gene encoding signal recognition particle protein has product MFDNLSTKLDRAFKTLKGQGSITEINVAATVKEIRRALVDADVNYKVAKEVTDKIKDEAMGRDVLISVSPGQLMTKIVYDELTQLMGGEKQDIVIKGEPAVVLLSGLQGSGKTTFAGKLASHIKKQGRNVLLVACDVYRPAAIDQLKVLGEQVGVEVYSEPENKNPVQISQNAIEFARKNNKKVVIIDTAGRLAVDEQMMAEIEQVKRAINPSETLFVVDSMTGQDAVNTAKTFNDRLNFDGVVLTKLDGDSRGGAALSIRAVVEKPIKFISTGEKMEALDLFYPDRMAQRILGMGDVISLVERAQQQFDEEEAKRINQKIRKNQFNFDDFLSQLEQIKKMGNLKDLVGMIPGMGKALKDVEIDDDAFKPIEAIIKSMTPKERAQPELLNGSRRRRLAKGSGTDIQQVNNLMKQFEDMRKVMRTMNKMSQTKGGMQQMARMMGMKGPIR; this is encoded by the coding sequence ATGTTCGATAATCTCAGTACCAAACTCGACCGGGCTTTTAAGACGCTTAAAGGCCAAGGTAGCATCACCGAAATCAACGTTGCCGCCACCGTAAAGGAAATCCGCCGCGCCCTCGTGGACGCCGACGTGAACTACAAGGTAGCCAAGGAGGTAACCGATAAAATCAAGGACGAGGCCATGGGCCGCGACGTGCTCATCAGCGTGTCGCCGGGCCAGTTGATGACCAAAATCGTCTATGATGAGCTGACCCAGCTCATGGGCGGCGAAAAGCAGGACATTGTCATCAAGGGCGAGCCGGCTGTGGTGCTGCTCTCAGGCCTGCAGGGCTCGGGTAAAACCACCTTCGCCGGTAAGCTAGCCAGCCACATCAAAAAGCAAGGCCGTAACGTGCTGCTAGTGGCCTGCGACGTGTACCGCCCCGCCGCTATCGACCAGCTGAAAGTGCTGGGTGAGCAGGTAGGTGTGGAAGTGTACTCGGAGCCGGAAAACAAGAATCCGGTGCAGATTTCGCAGAACGCCATCGAGTTTGCCCGCAAGAACAACAAGAAGGTCGTTATCATTGACACCGCCGGCCGCTTGGCCGTGGATGAGCAGATGATGGCCGAAATTGAGCAGGTGAAGCGGGCCATCAACCCGTCCGAAACCCTGTTCGTGGTGGACTCCATGACGGGTCAGGACGCCGTGAACACGGCCAAGACCTTCAACGACCGGCTGAACTTTGATGGGGTAGTCCTGACCAAGCTCGACGGTGACTCGCGCGGTGGCGCGGCTCTCTCGATTCGGGCCGTGGTGGAGAAACCCATCAAGTTCATTTCCACGGGCGAGAAGATGGAAGCCCTGGACCTGTTCTACCCCGACCGGATGGCCCAGCGCATCCTGGGCATGGGCGACGTGATTTCGCTGGTAGAGCGGGCCCAGCAGCAGTTCGACGAGGAAGAGGCCAAGCGCATCAACCAGAAGATTCGCAAAAACCAGTTCAACTTCGACGACTTCCTCTCCCAGCTAGAGCAGATCAAGAAGATGGGCAACCTGAAGGATCTGGTGGGCATGATTCCGGGCATGGGCAAGGCCCTGAAGGACGTGGAAATCGACGATGATGCCTTCAAGCCAATTGAGGCCATTATCAAGAGCATGACGCCGAAGGAGCGGGCTCAGCCCGAGCTGCTAAACGGCTCCCGTCGCCGCCGCTTGGCCAAAGGCTCGGGTACTGACATTCAGCAGGTTAACAACTTGATGAAGCAGTTCGAGGACATGCGCAAAGTGATGCGCACCATGAACAAGATGAGCCAGACCAAAGGCGGCATGCAGCAAATGGCCCGTATGATGGGCATGAAAGGCCCTATCCGCTAG
- a CDS encoding glycosyltransferase family 4 protein, whose protein sequence is MSAARPLRLLVITYYWPPSGGAGVQRSLKFVKHLPQFGVESTVLTVDASQGAYPVLDHSLAADVPPQVRVIRTDTFEPFDSYKKLTGRQQVPYGGFVGESKTSLVQQLFKFVRGNLFIPDARRGWNRYVLQTVADLLAAGEQFDAVLTSSPPHSTQLIGLELRRRYGLRWLADMRDPWTDIYYYKELNHLPPARWLDARYERQVLEQADAVLVTSPSTKRLFQHKSARIAPEKIQVLPNGYDEADFRQPSTPPQDALLITHTGTISETYHIEQLLAAGAECARRYPQVPLRLRFVGKVSDGLRQQVVAAGLREQTEFIPFVPHDESVGYLLRSTVLLMAIPDVANNRGILPGKVFEYLAARKPILCVGPSGSDADTLLQECGAGPALPYTDYAAMLARLETLVAQWQRNPNLDLAGTGYTRYSRRALTEQLAKVIAAK, encoded by the coding sequence GTGTCCGCTGCTCGTCCGCTTCGCCTGCTTGTTATTACGTATTACTGGCCGCCCTCTGGCGGGGCCGGCGTACAGCGCAGCCTTAAATTCGTAAAGCACCTGCCCCAGTTCGGGGTAGAGTCCACCGTGCTTACCGTGGATGCCAGCCAGGGCGCCTACCCCGTATTAGACCATTCACTGGCCGCCGATGTGCCGCCCCAGGTGCGAGTCATCCGGACCGATACGTTTGAGCCTTTCGACAGCTACAAAAAGCTCACGGGCCGCCAGCAGGTGCCCTACGGGGGCTTCGTGGGCGAAAGCAAAACCAGCCTCGTGCAGCAGCTGTTCAAATTTGTGCGGGGCAACCTGTTCATTCCCGATGCCCGCCGGGGCTGGAACCGCTACGTGCTCCAAACCGTAGCCGACCTGCTGGCCGCCGGCGAGCAGTTTGACGCCGTCCTGACCAGCTCGCCCCCGCACTCTACCCAGCTCATTGGCCTGGAGTTGAGGCGCCGCTACGGCCTGCGCTGGCTGGCCGACATGCGCGACCCATGGACCGACATTTACTACTATAAGGAACTCAACCACCTGCCCCCAGCCCGCTGGCTTGATGCCCGTTACGAGCGGCAGGTACTGGAACAGGCTGATGCCGTGCTGGTTACCAGCCCCAGCACCAAGCGTCTGTTCCAGCATAAATCAGCCCGCATTGCGCCCGAAAAGATTCAGGTGCTACCCAATGGTTACGACGAGGCCGATTTCCGCCAGCCTAGCACGCCACCCCAGGATGCCCTGCTCATCACCCATACCGGCACGATTTCGGAAACCTACCACATTGAGCAGCTGCTGGCAGCCGGCGCCGAGTGCGCCCGCCGCTACCCCCAGGTACCGCTGCGCCTGCGCTTCGTGGGCAAAGTATCGGATGGACTGCGGCAGCAGGTGGTGGCCGCGGGCCTCAGGGAACAGACAGAGTTTATTCCGTTTGTGCCCCACGATGAATCGGTGGGCTATTTATTGCGCAGCACGGTGCTGCTGATGGCTATTCCGGACGTGGCAAATAACCGGGGAATTTTGCCCGGCAAAGTATTCGAATACCTAGCCGCGCGCAAGCCCATCCTGTGCGTGGGCCCCAGCGGCTCCGATGCCGATACCCTGCTCCAAGAATGCGGCGCGGGTCCGGCTCTGCCCTACACGGATTACGCGGCCATGCTAGCGCGGCTGGAAACCCTGGTCGCCCAGTGGCAGCGCAACCCCAACCTCGACCTTGCGGGCACTGGTTATACCCGTTATTCCCGCCGGGCCCTAACGGAGCAGTTGGCTAAGGTCATAGCAGCGAAATAG
- the pseB gene encoding UDP-N-acetylglucosamine 4,6-dehydratase (inverting) produces the protein MALDLNHKSILVTGGTGSFGKQFVQTVFEKYPQVKRLVVYSRDELKQFEMSQIFPHSQYPAIRYFIGDVRDAERMKRACEGIDIIVHAAALKQVPAAEYNPMECIKTNIFGAENVINAALDCGVKDVVALSTDKAAAPINLYGATKLCSDKLFVAANNMKGSRDLRFSVVRYGNVIGSRGSVVPFFLQRRHTGVLPITHPDMTRFNISLEEGVDLVLYALEHSWGGEIFVPKIPSYKITEVAKAIGPDCRQEIVGIRPGEKLHEEMITETDALSTVELDKYYVILPFTPRWDVDDFIKHFGGRRVEPGFHYDSSNNTEWMDAEQIREEIRLHVDAGFAV, from the coding sequence ATGGCCCTCGACCTCAATCATAAATCCATTCTGGTAACCGGCGGCACCGGTTCGTTCGGTAAGCAGTTCGTGCAGACGGTGTTCGAGAAATACCCCCAGGTAAAGCGCCTGGTGGTGTACTCCCGCGACGAGCTGAAGCAGTTCGAGATGTCGCAGATTTTCCCCCACTCGCAGTACCCGGCCATTCGCTACTTCATTGGCGACGTGCGCGATGCGGAGCGCATGAAGCGAGCCTGCGAGGGCATCGACATTATTGTGCACGCCGCGGCCCTCAAGCAAGTGCCCGCTGCCGAGTACAACCCGATGGAGTGCATCAAAACCAACATCTTCGGGGCCGAAAACGTGATTAACGCCGCCCTAGACTGCGGGGTAAAGGACGTGGTAGCCCTGAGCACCGACAAAGCCGCCGCCCCCATCAACCTCTACGGCGCCACCAAGCTCTGCTCCGACAAGCTGTTTGTGGCCGCTAACAACATGAAGGGCTCCCGCGACTTGCGCTTCTCGGTGGTACGCTACGGCAACGTAATCGGCTCCCGCGGCTCGGTGGTGCCGTTCTTCCTGCAGCGCCGCCACACCGGCGTACTACCCATCACCCACCCCGACATGACCCGCTTCAACATCTCCCTGGAGGAAGGCGTGGACTTGGTACTTTATGCCCTGGAGCACAGCTGGGGCGGGGAGATTTTTGTGCCCAAGATTCCGAGCTACAAAATCACGGAGGTAGCCAAGGCCATCGGTCCCGACTGCCGCCAGGAAATTGTGGGCATCCGGCCCGGCGAGAAGCTGCACGAGGAAATGATTACCGAAACCGACGCCTTGAGCACCGTGGAGCTGGATAAGTACTACGTTATCCTGCCCTTTACCCCGCGCTGGGACGTCGACGACTTCATCAAGCACTTCGGGGGCCGCCGCGTGGAGCCCGGCTTCCATTACGACTCCAGCAACAACACCGAGTGGATGGACGCCGAGCAGATTCGGGAGGAAATCCGCCTGCACGTGGACGCGGGGTTCGCGGTGTAG
- the pseC gene encoding UDP-4-amino-4,6-dideoxy-N-acetyl-beta-L-altrosamine transaminase, producing MPATSFVPTRPIAYGRQQITPEDVQAVTETLYSDYLTQGPKVAEFEEKFAAYVGAKYAVAVANGTAALHLCALALGVQPGQRVITTSITFSASANCVRYCGGEVHFADIDPATALLDLKAVRRLLESHPKGHFHGLIPVDFAGLPVNLEEARQLCEEFGLWMIEDACHAPGGFFTDSQGQEQRCGNGQFADLAIFSFHPVKHIATGEGGMITTNRPDLYEHLLRLRTHGITKEPAQMSRNEGGWYMEMQELGYNYRLPDMLCALGISQLTRANEGLARRRALAARYDAAFAEMPGVQPLLPAAGHAYHLYVIQVADRKGLYDFLRTRQIFAQVHYIPVHTMPYYQQFGWQPGDFPLAETYYAHCLSIPLFPSLTDEEQLYVLDCIREFVG from the coding sequence ATGCCAGCTACCTCCTTCGTTCCTACCCGCCCCATTGCCTACGGCCGCCAGCAAATCACCCCCGAAGACGTGCAGGCCGTCACGGAAACGCTCTACTCCGACTACCTCACCCAGGGCCCCAAAGTGGCGGAGTTTGAGGAGAAGTTTGCCGCCTACGTGGGAGCGAAGTACGCGGTAGCGGTAGCCAACGGCACGGCGGCCCTGCACCTGTGTGCCCTGGCCCTGGGCGTGCAGCCCGGCCAGCGCGTGATTACTACCTCCATTACCTTCTCGGCCTCGGCCAATTGCGTGCGCTACTGCGGCGGTGAGGTGCATTTTGCCGATATCGACCCGGCTACTGCTCTGCTTGACTTGAAAGCCGTGCGCCGTCTGTTGGAAAGTCACCCCAAGGGCCATTTCCACGGCCTGATTCCGGTTGATTTTGCGGGCCTGCCGGTGAATCTGGAGGAAGCGCGTCAGCTTTGTGAGGAGTTTGGCTTGTGGATGATTGAGGATGCCTGCCACGCGCCGGGCGGCTTTTTCACCGACAGCCAGGGCCAGGAGCAGCGCTGTGGCAATGGGCAGTTTGCCGACCTGGCCATTTTTAGCTTCCACCCCGTCAAGCACATTGCTACTGGCGAGGGCGGCATGATTACCACCAACCGCCCCGACCTCTACGAGCACCTGCTGCGCCTGCGCACCCACGGCATCACCAAGGAGCCCGCGCAGATGAGTCGCAACGAGGGCGGCTGGTACATGGAAATGCAGGAACTGGGCTACAACTACCGCCTGCCCGACATGCTCTGCGCCCTGGGCATCAGCCAGCTCACCCGCGCCAACGAAGGCCTGGCCCGCCGCCGCGCGCTGGCCGCCCGCTACGATGCCGCTTTTGCCGAAATGCCCGGCGTACAGCCCCTACTGCCCGCCGCCGGCCATGCCTACCACCTCTACGTTATTCAGGTAGCCGACCGCAAAGGGCTATACGATTTCCTGCGCACCCGCCAGATTTTCGCCCAGGTTCATTATATCCCGGTGCACACCATGCCCTACTACCAGCAGTTCGGCTGGCAACCCGGCGACTTTCCCCTGGCCGAAACCTATTACGCCCACTGCCTCAGCATCCCGCTGTTTCCCAGCCTCACCGATGAAGAGCAGTTGTATGTACTTGACTGCATCCGAGAGTTTGTGGGGTAG
- the pseG gene encoding UDP-2,4-diacetamido-2,4,6-trideoxy-beta-L-altropyranose hydrolase: METSAPPHSAARRAAPPVRLILRADGNSRIGLGHVMRLLALAGILRPVFAEQIFLIREPDPALAEQLRAAGLQLRELPSQPLPEEAAWLVRQELRPTDVLVLDGYDFRYDYQNTVRGAVARLVYLDDLHAFPLAADLILNPAGGLTLQQYELRQPGGRLLSGPAFAPLREAFRTSPSSMSGAALPDTVLVCLGGADPTHQTQRITAELLALPSVRLVHAVVGGAYLGWTGLSAWAEEQPRLQLHRNLSGPELAALMRQCGAAVCSASTVSYEYAAAGGGLLFVLATVDNQRDIDFYLRSAGLALPYTSAANVLTSPEAERLTSRLRQQQQRVFDGLAPARLRQEFRALPLPAAPFHLRPVTAADSEQLLTWTNEPAVRQFSFNPTLVARPDHEQWLNARLQDPNALLLLAQDAATGRPAGLIRFAVTEGEQEATLSYLLDAGFRGRGLAPLLLLAGTRRLLAQFPAVRHVVGHVQPANVASVHAFERAGFYRRPAPADDASLTYVWCGVGAA; this comes from the coding sequence ATGGAAACTTCAGCCCCTCCCCATTCTGCTGCCCGCCGTGCCGCGCCGCCTGTCCGCCTGATTCTGCGCGCCGATGGGAATTCCCGCATCGGGCTGGGGCATGTAATGCGGCTGCTAGCCCTGGCGGGAATTCTGCGGCCAGTTTTCGCGGAGCAGATTTTTCTGATTCGGGAGCCCGACCCAGCCCTGGCTGAGCAGTTGCGGGCGGCTGGGCTGCAGCTGCGGGAGCTGCCCAGCCAGCCCCTGCCCGAAGAAGCCGCCTGGCTGGTGCGCCAAGAACTGCGCCCGACTGATGTACTGGTGCTGGATGGCTACGATTTCCGCTACGACTACCAGAACACGGTGCGCGGTGCCGTCGCCCGCCTGGTGTATCTGGATGACTTGCACGCTTTTCCGTTAGCGGCCGACCTGATTCTGAACCCGGCCGGGGGCCTGACGCTGCAACAGTACGAGCTGCGCCAGCCGGGCGGCCGCCTGCTTAGTGGGCCGGCATTTGCTCCCTTGCGGGAAGCGTTTCGCACTAGCCCCAGCTCTATGTCGGGCGCTGCCCTGCCCGATACCGTGCTGGTGTGCCTGGGCGGGGCCGACCCAACCCACCAAACCCAGCGCATAACCGCCGAGCTGCTGGCCTTGCCTTCGGTGCGGCTGGTGCACGCGGTGGTGGGCGGGGCCTACCTGGGCTGGACCGGCCTGAGTGCCTGGGCCGAGGAGCAACCCCGGCTCCAACTGCACCGCAACCTGTCGGGCCCGGAGCTGGCGGCGCTGATGCGGCAATGCGGCGCGGCCGTGTGCTCAGCTAGCACCGTCAGCTACGAGTACGCCGCGGCCGGGGGCGGGCTGCTATTTGTGCTGGCCACGGTTGATAATCAGCGGGATATTGACTTTTACCTGCGCAGTGCCGGCCTGGCCCTACCCTACACCTCAGCCGCCAACGTGCTGACCTCGCCGGAGGCTGAGCGCCTGACCAGCCGCCTGCGCCAGCAGCAACAGCGGGTTTTCGATGGCTTGGCTCCCGCCCGGCTGCGCCAGGAGTTTCGGGCCCTTCCCTTGCCGGCGGCCCCCTTTCACCTGCGCCCCGTTACGGCCGCCGATTCTGAGCAGCTGCTAACCTGGACCAACGAGCCGGCGGTCCGGCAGTTTTCATTCAACCCCACTCTCGTTGCCCGGCCCGACCATGAGCAGTGGCTGAACGCTCGGTTGCAGGACCCCAACGCCCTGTTGCTACTGGCCCAGGATGCGGCTACGGGGCGGCCGGCCGGCCTGATTCGGTTTGCGGTTACGGAGGGCGAGCAAGAGGCTACGCTAAGCTATTTGCTGGATGCTGGTTTCCGGGGCCGAGGCTTGGCGCCGCTGCTGCTGCTGGCAGGCACTCGCCGCCTGCTGGCGCAGTTTCCGGCAGTGCGCCACGTGGTAGGCCACGTTCAACCGGCCAATGTCGCCTCGGTGCACGCATTTGAACGGGCCGGTTTTTACCGCCGGCCAGCCCCAGCCGATGACGCCTCACTTACCTATGTCTGGTGCGGGGTTGGCGCGGCCTAG
- a CDS encoding nucleoside deaminase yields MEAPNPDFMREAIRLSIEKMQAGYGGPFGAVVVKDGQIIARGFNQVTSTHDPTCHAEVDAIRKACTALGTFQLDECDLYTSCEPCPMCLGAIYWARPRRVFYGNTKQDAAAIGFDDQFIYEELEKPLSARHIPMVELLREEAGAGFRAWEQHEGKTEY; encoded by the coding sequence ATGGAAGCGCCCAACCCCGACTTTATGCGCGAAGCAATTCGCCTGTCAATTGAAAAAATGCAGGCCGGCTACGGCGGACCTTTTGGCGCCGTAGTGGTTAAGGACGGTCAGATTATTGCCCGGGGCTTTAACCAGGTCACGAGCACCCACGACCCTACCTGCCACGCCGAAGTAGACGCCATTCGGAAAGCATGCACGGCCTTAGGCACTTTTCAGCTCGATGAGTGCGACCTATATACCAGCTGCGAGCCGTGCCCTATGTGTTTGGGAGCTATTTACTGGGCCCGGCCCCGTCGAGTGTTCTACGGCAATACAAAGCAGGACGCGGCCGCTATAGGCTTCGATGACCAATTTATTTATGAGGAATTGGAAAAGCCTTTGTCTGCCCGCCATATCCCAATGGTAGAATTACTCCGTGAGGAAGCTGGCGCTGGCTTCCGGGCCTGGGAGCAACACGAAGGCAAAACCGAGTATTAA
- a CDS encoding cytidylyltransferase domain-containing protein has product MTKVGIISQARMTSTRLPGKVLHHAAGRPLLDYHVERLQQSQQPLYLAITANATDDALAAYAQQHALPCTRGSEDDVLARFQQCAQEHDLDVVVRVTSDCPLLDGQLIGQAVEQYRAANNPRLYLSNVLERTFPRGFDFEIFSRELLEEAFRAATLPAEREHVTPYIHQNRSGRVTFSHVRRPEDRSTYRLTVDTPDDFALIKTLIEDYRAAELSGNELIALLDAHPELVALNAHIEQKKV; this is encoded by the coding sequence TTGACCAAAGTCGGCATTATCTCCCAGGCCCGCATGACCAGCACGCGCCTGCCGGGCAAGGTGCTACACCACGCCGCCGGCCGGCCCTTGCTGGACTACCACGTCGAGCGGCTGCAGCAGAGCCAGCAGCCGCTTTACTTAGCCATTACCGCCAATGCCACTGATGATGCTCTGGCGGCCTACGCTCAGCAGCACGCCCTACCCTGCACCCGCGGCTCCGAAGACGACGTGCTGGCCCGCTTCCAGCAGTGCGCGCAGGAGCACGATCTGGACGTTGTTGTGCGCGTAACCTCCGACTGCCCGCTGCTAGATGGGCAGTTGATTGGGCAAGCCGTAGAGCAGTATCGGGCGGCGAATAATCCGCGGCTTTACCTCTCTAATGTGCTGGAACGCACGTTTCCGCGGGGGTTTGACTTCGAGATTTTTTCCCGGGAGCTACTGGAGGAAGCCTTCCGGGCCGCTACCCTGCCCGCCGAACGGGAACATGTGACTCCCTACATTCACCAGAACCGCTCCGGCCGGGTGACGTTTAGCCATGTGCGCCGCCCCGAGGACCGCAGCACCTACCGCCTCACGGTTGACACACCCGATGATTTCGCGCTAATCAAAACATTGATTGAGGACTACCGGGCGGCGGAACTGTCGGGAAATGAACTGATTGCTTTGCTGGACGCCCACCCCGAGCTGGTTGCGCTGAATGCCCACATCGAGCAGAAGAAAGTCTGA
- a CDS encoding heparinase II/III domain-containing protein, with product MRRKLLLALHFLYFFIFSAHAQTGSWDPAGATPTFPRTLLTAAAIPAGQEFIAQPANLTLYESVYGSLAAGPGSENSSADGRRARATFAKNAAFVLLMDRKPDAGTLTALPTSERTAYQQQVVAALESLNPAVEAFASFSGTTYTEWQWRSKELIDYLIAYDLLRGVGVPESQLLVSKAKLQQFAGNLYRESNRAFLGVYFYRQVKNNHTLMTAAALGMAAVVLNDATSLDINQQPVNWINAGLFHIDNVLWEDAQRQSDPAALAGYAEGPYYFKYAFLNCLPFFRALGNFAPDASFSCTYNGTTRSIRNPYFDPRYDQLYEWITAILMPDGRFPALEDSYVDMGMPELALTGKRRYVVPLHLQHLAPGQLNSLTAQLRDVTVDMRAAYLAAQITPTPRSRPTLTHLPHSGNLVLQAGPDSAATYLHLYGKSGAVQTNSGGHNQADATSFILHAQGQLLALDAGYLSFNRRAEVGQAANHNLVLIDGAGPAMGTAGAANEASTSLPRAFAAAGLAFGEARTTYQNATVTRKVLFIRNRYYLLADFVQSAAPRRYTWQLHGYGLADGTAQTGTFQSSLAQHEGSWEKNGARLQAHIATPSPAATYRTATGVHELVYNTPENHTTLLVDQSGAAQTQFLAALYPGTAAATPALITTTSTAATAALTTTTDGFRDAAFTQSDTVLTTNSGLAQTISSDALLTFLSVDDVDMPVQAFLDQGTQLRYGSHLLLQSVRRVTMSWQQTATRSFAGYVSGATTLRISLPSGAAVTGPGVTTSSFDAATGQLVITFSQASSFEVQVASRPLPVELTFFGARRQGTAVELSWQTATELQNRGFAVQRSLDAGRTFQLVAFVAGRGTSTQAATYRYTDEAAPTTPVHYRLQQQDLDGTAHYSAVVRVAGATPAATLTAAPVPARDVLTVSFPDPSQLVHLHLLDSQGRVVVRQQFQHQTRLHLQALPAGLYYLRALNTTGQLIAPAVKVLVEK from the coding sequence TTGAGACGAAAACTTTTACTAGCACTTCATTTTCTCTATTTTTTTATCTTCTCGGCTCACGCGCAAACCGGTAGCTGGGACCCCGCAGGAGCTACCCCAACCTTTCCCCGGACCTTGCTCACCGCGGCAGCTATTCCGGCGGGGCAGGAGTTTATAGCGCAACCGGCTAATCTGACGCTCTACGAAAGCGTGTACGGCAGCCTTGCGGCGGGTCCAGGCAGTGAGAATAGCTCAGCGGATGGGCGACGAGCCCGGGCCACTTTCGCCAAGAATGCTGCCTTTGTGCTGCTCATGGACCGCAAGCCTGACGCTGGCACCCTAACGGCCTTACCTACCTCCGAGCGCACGGCATATCAGCAGCAAGTGGTTGCTGCACTAGAAAGCCTTAACCCCGCCGTGGAAGCATTTGCCAGCTTTTCCGGTACCACCTACACGGAGTGGCAGTGGCGCTCCAAGGAGCTAATTGATTACCTCATTGCCTACGATTTGCTGCGCGGCGTGGGAGTGCCAGAATCACAGTTGCTGGTCAGCAAAGCCAAACTTCAGCAATTTGCCGGCAACCTATACCGGGAGTCGAACCGGGCTTTTCTGGGAGTGTATTTTTACCGGCAGGTAAAGAACAACCACACTCTGATGACAGCCGCCGCGCTGGGCATGGCGGCTGTGGTGCTTAACGACGCTACCAGCCTCGACATTAACCAACAACCTGTTAACTGGATTAACGCAGGGCTTTTCCACATTGATAATGTGCTTTGGGAAGATGCTCAGCGTCAATCAGACCCGGCAGCCTTAGCGGGGTACGCGGAAGGGCCGTATTATTTCAAGTACGCCTTTTTGAACTGCTTACCCTTCTTTCGGGCCCTTGGCAACTTCGCCCCGGACGCTAGTTTTTCCTGCACTTACAACGGCACCACACGCAGCATCCGCAACCCGTATTTCGACCCGCGCTACGACCAGCTTTATGAGTGGATAACGGCCATTCTGATGCCAGACGGTCGTTTTCCGGCCCTTGAGGATTCGTACGTGGACATGGGAATGCCAGAACTGGCCCTCACGGGTAAGCGCCGCTACGTAGTACCCCTGCATCTGCAACACCTGGCGCCCGGGCAACTCAATTCCCTTACGGCCCAGCTGCGCGATGTAACCGTGGATATGCGCGCCGCCTACCTAGCCGCCCAAATCACCCCAACTCCACGCTCCCGCCCTACCCTCACCCACTTGCCCCACAGCGGCAACCTCGTGCTGCAGGCCGGCCCCGATTCTGCCGCTACCTACTTGCACCTGTACGGTAAAAGTGGAGCCGTGCAAACGAACTCCGGAGGCCACAACCAAGCCGACGCCACCAGCTTTATTCTGCACGCTCAGGGCCAGCTGCTGGCCCTCGATGCCGGTTATCTAAGCTTTAACCGCCGGGCAGAGGTAGGCCAGGCCGCCAATCACAACCTAGTGCTGATTGACGGGGCCGGTCCGGCGATGGGTACTGCTGGGGCGGCCAACGAAGCTAGCACCTCCTTGCCGCGGGCCTTCGCGGCGGCGGGTCTGGCTTTCGGGGAAGCTCGGACTACTTACCAGAACGCTACCGTTACCCGCAAGGTGCTGTTTATCCGGAACCGCTATTACCTATTGGCTGATTTTGTGCAATCCGCCGCACCGCGCCGCTACACCTGGCAGTTGCACGGCTACGGGCTGGCCGACGGCACGGCCCAAACCGGCACCTTCCAGAGCAGCCTAGCTCAGCACGAAGGCAGCTGGGAGAAAAACGGGGCTCGCCTGCAGGCCCACATTGCCACGCCTAGCCCCGCCGCAACCTACCGCACGGCTACTGGCGTGCACGAGCTGGTGTACAACACCCCCGAAAACCACACCACACTGCTGGTTGACCAAAGTGGGGCGGCCCAGACGCAGTTTCTAGCGGCCCTCTATCCTGGCACTGCTGCCGCCACTCCCGCCCTCATTACGACCACCAGCACGGCCGCTACTGCCGCGCTAACTACTACCACCGATGGTTTTCGGGATGCCGCCTTCACCCAGTCCGATACGGTGCTGACTACTAACTCGGGTCTGGCCCAGACCATCAGTTCTGATGCGCTGCTGACCTTTCTTTCGGTTGATGATGTGGATATGCCGGTTCAGGCCTTCCTGGATCAGGGGACACAATTGCGCTACGGGTCGCACCTGTTGTTGCAGTCCGTGCGCCGGGTCACGATGAGTTGGCAGCAAACCGCTACCAGGTCATTCGCGGGCTACGTGAGCGGGGCTACTACGCTTCGCATCAGCCTGCCTTCCGGGGCCGCCGTTACCGGGCCTGGCGTTACTACGTCAAGCTTTGATGCCGCAACCGGGCAGCTGGTCATTACGTTTTCGCAGGCCTCCAGCTTTGAGGTGCAGGTTGCCAGCCGGCCGCTTCCGGTAGAGCTAACGTTCTTCGGGGCCCGCCGCCAAGGGACAGCCGTGGAACTGAGCTGGCAAACCGCCACGGAGCTGCAGAATCGGGGCTTCGCCGTTCAGCGCAGCCTCGATGCGGGCCGCACGTTTCAGTTGGTAGCTTTCGTGGCAGGCCGGGGCACTAGCACCCAAGCCGCTACCTACCGCTACACCGATGAAGCGGCTCCCACCACACCTGTTCACTACCGTCTCCAGCAGCAGGATCTGGATGGCACCGCGCACTACTCCGCCGTGGTACGGGTAGCAGGCGCCACGCCCGCTGCTACCCTGACCGCCGCGCCGGTTCCCGCCCGTGACGTCCTCACAGTTTCCTTTCCTGACCCCAGCCAACTGGTTCACCTGCACCTGCTGGACAGCCAGGGCCGGGTAGTGGTACGGCAGCAATTTCAGCACCAGACGCGGCTACACCTGCAGGCCTTGCCAGCTGGGCTCTACTACCTGCGCGCGCTAAATACCACCGGGCAGCTAATTGCGCCTGCGGTAAAAGTGCTAGTAGAGAAATAA